Proteins from a single region of Hordeum vulgare subsp. vulgare chromosome 6H, MorexV3_pseudomolecules_assembly, whole genome shotgun sequence:
- the LOC123401863 gene encoding protein Rf1, mitochondrial-like, whose product MPPRSFSGSVSVSSRASELLHEFKHHLGSGTLWPELAHQLFDELLRQPVPVSARPLGGLFSALARAQPSTACADGPALAIDLFNRMTRARRRRVIAPDTYTYNILIDCCHRACRPDLGPAFFGRLLKTGITPDVITYSSLLQCFCDMKRTEEALDLLLHRVSGDLPDAISYSVILKSFCDDGRSQCALDLLRMMAEKGAEHSPSVVSYNLVIHGFFKEGEISKACHLFHGMIQQGYVPDVVTYNSVINALCKARAMDKAEVVLRSMVHNSVQPDAVTYNSLIHGYLILGQLKETFRLLKVMRSQGVMPSLVTCSSVMDYLCKHGKIKEAEEMFYSRAVNGRKPDIVLYSIMLHGYAIEGSLVKMIDLCEVMARDGVVPDLPCFNILINAYAKYGMMDVAMLFFEDMLKQGVKPNEFTYLTVISAFCKMGRMDDAMEKFSEMIDMGVPLDTEVYMCMVEGYLNHGDSMKAEEFITKMKNMDIHHKPWKGNR is encoded by the coding sequence ATGCCGCCCCGCTCTTTCTCCGGCTCCGTCTCCGTCTCCTCGCGCGCCAGCGAGCTGCTGCACGAATTCAAACATCACCTGGGCTCCGGGACGCTCTGGCCGGAGCTCGCGCACCAACTGTTCGACGAATTGCTGCGCCAACCCGTCCCGGTTTCAGCACGCCCACTCGGCGGCTTGTTTTCCGCCCTCGCGCGTGCGCAGCCCTCCACCGCTTGTGCCGATGGCCCCGCCCTCGCCATCGATCTCTTCAACCGCATGACCCGAGCCCGCCGCCGCCGGGTGATAGCGCCTGACACTTACACCTACAACATACTAATTGATTGCTGCCACCGAGCATGCCGCCCAGACCTAGGGCCTGCCTTCTTCGGCCGCCTTCTCAAGACAGGCATCACGCCGGACGTCATTACCTACAGCAGTTTATTGCAGTGCTTCTGTGACATGAAGCGGACAGAGGAAGCTCTGGACCTGCTGCTCCATAGGGTGAGTGGTGACCTGCCTGATGCCATCTCCTACTCAGTAATTCTCAAGAGCTTCTGCGATGACGGAAGGAGCCAGTGTGCGCTTGACCTGCTCCGGATGATGGCCGAAAAAGGAGCTGAACATTCGCCCAGCGTGGTGTCATACAACTTGGTTATACATGGCTTTTTTAAGGAGGGTGAAATAAGCAAAGCATGCCATCTGTTCCATGGAATGATACAACAAGGGTATGTTCCTGATGTGGTGACGTATAACTCCGTTATTAATGCACTgtgcaaagcaagagcaatgGACAAGGCAGAGGTGGTCCTTCGATCAATGGTTCATAATAGTGTCCAACCGGATGCTGTAACATATAATAGCCTGATCCATGGATATTTAATTTTGGGTCAGCTAAAAGAAACCTTTAGGTTGTTGAAAGTAATGAGAAGCCAAGGTGTTATGCCAAGCCTTGTTACTTGCAGCTCCGTCATGGATTACCTTTGCAAGCATGGAAAAAtcaaagaagctgaggagatgttttATTCCAGGGCCGTGAATGGCCGAAAACCAGATATAGTCTTATACTCTATTATGCTCCATGGGTACGCTATAGAAGGTTCCCTTGTTAAAATGATTGATCTCTGTGAGGTGATGGCAAGAGATGGAGTTGTACCCGACCTCCCTTGTTTCAACATACTGATTAACGCATATGCTAAGTATGGCATGATGGATGTGGCCATGCTTTTCTTTGAAGACATGTTGAAGCAGGGTGTGAAGCCCAATGAATTCACTTATTTAACTGTGATATCTGCATTTTGCAAGATGGGCAGGATGGACGATGCGATGGAAAAATTCAGTGAGATGATTGATATGGGAGTACCACTTGACACAGAAGTTTACATGTGCATGGTTGAGGGTTATTTGAATCATGGTGATTCCATGAAAGCCGAGGAATTTATTACCAAAATGAAGAACATGGATATTCATCATAAGCCGTGGAAAGGTAATCGATGA